The Saccharopolyspora gregorii genomic interval TGCGCGTCGGCGTTGCGGGCGTAGCCCTCGTACGGGCCGACGGCGCCGGCGAGCTCCGCCGAACGCTTGTACGCGGTGCCGGTCATCAGCGAGGTGATCGCCGCCGACAGCGCGCGCCCGCCGTCGGAGTCGTAGGCGTGCCCGGTGGCCATCAGCAGCGCACCCAGGTTCGCGTACCCGATGCCGAGCTGGCGGAACTTGCGGGTGGTCTCGCCGATCGCCTCGGTCGGGAAGTCCGCGAAGCTGATCGAGATGTCCATCGCGGTGATGACCAGCTCAACGGCCTTCTCGAACAGTTCCGCGTCGAAGGTCAGGTCCGAGCGCAGGAACTTCATCAGGTTCAGCGAGGCGAGGTTGCAGCTGGAGTTGTCCAGGTGCATGTACTCCGAGCACGGGTTGGAGGCCGAGATCCGGCCGCTCTCCGGCGCGGTGTGCCAGTCGTTGATCGTGCCGTCGTACTGGATGCCCGGGTCGGCGCTCTCCCACGCCGCCTTGGCCATCTTCCGGAACACGTCGCGGGCCTGCACGGTGTCCACGACCGAGCCGTCGGTGCGGGCGCGCAGGTTGAACGGCCCGTCGCTCTCCACGGCGCGCATGAACTCGTCGGTGACGCGCACCGAGTTGTTCGCGTTCTGGTACTGCACCGAGGACATGTCGGCGCCGCCGAGGTCGACGTCGAAGCCCGCGTCGCGCAGCGCGCGGATCTTGCCCTCTTCCTTGGACTTGGTCTCGATGAACTCCTCGACGTCCGGGTGGTCCACGTCGAGGATGACCATCTTCGCCGCCCGGCGGGTCGCACCGCCGGACTTGATGGTGCCCGCGGAGGCGTCCGCACCCCGCATGAACGACACCGGGCCCGAGGCGGTGCCGCCGGAGGACAGCAGCTCGCGGGAGGAGCGGATCCGGGACAGGTTCAGGCCGGCGCCGGAACCGCCCTTGAAGATCAGGCCCTCTTCCTTGTACCAGTCGAGGATCGACTCCATCGTGTCGTCCACGGACAGGATGAAGCAGGCGGAGACCTGCTGGCGCGAGCTGGTGCCCACGTTGAACCACACCGGCGAGTTGAAGCTGAACACCTGGTGCAGCAGCATCCAGGTCAGCTCGTGCTCGAAGATCTCCGCGTCCGCCTCGGTGGCGAAGTAGCCGTGCTCGACGCCGGCGCGCACGTAGGTGTGCACGACCCGGTCGATCAGCTGCCGCAGGCTGCTCTCCCGCTGCGCGGTGCCCTGCGCCCCCCGGAAGTACTTGCTGGTCACGATGTTGACCGCGTTCAGCGACCAGAAGTCGGGGAACTCGACCCCGCGCTGCTCGAAGTTGACCGAACCGTCGCGCCAGTTGGTCATCACCACGTCCCTGCGCTCCCACGACACCTCGTCGTAGGGGTGCACCCCCTCGGTGGTGTAGACGCGCTGCACCCGGATGCCCTCGGTGCGGGCATCTGAATCCGGCTCCCCCGCGGCGCCGGCCGGGCTGCCCACGGTCTCTGTCATGACCTGTCCCTCTTCCCTGTTGCTCGCTCGTGCGTTCCCGGCGTCGTCCGGGGTGCTCCCCGGGCGGCGCTGGTGCATCCCACCCGCATTCGACGGCTCGCGCCTGACGTGCCGCCGCTTCGACCTAGCCACCGGTGCTCCCCTCGGCGACCTGCGGGACCGCGCCTGCGCCGGCGGCGGCCCGGAGGTCGGCGATCTCCT includes:
- a CDS encoding vitamin B12-dependent ribonucleotide reductase; this encodes MTETVGSPAGAAGEPDSDARTEGIRVQRVYTTEGVHPYDEVSWERRDVVMTNWRDGSVNFEQRGVEFPDFWSLNAVNIVTSKYFRGAQGTAQRESSLRQLIDRVVHTYVRAGVEHGYFATEADAEIFEHELTWMLLHQVFSFNSPVWFNVGTSSRQQVSACFILSVDDTMESILDWYKEEGLIFKGGSGAGLNLSRIRSSRELLSSGGTASGPVSFMRGADASAGTIKSGGATRRAAKMVILDVDHPDVEEFIETKSKEEGKIRALRDAGFDVDLGGADMSSVQYQNANNSVRVTDEFMRAVESDGPFNLRARTDGSVVDTVQARDVFRKMAKAAWESADPGIQYDGTINDWHTAPESGRISASNPCSEYMHLDNSSCNLASLNLMKFLRSDLTFDAELFEKAVELVITAMDISISFADFPTEAIGETTRKFRQLGIGYANLGALLMATGHAYDSDGGRALSAAITSLMTGTAYKRSAELAGAVGPYEGYARNADAHQRVMRKHAAANDLVRTYHRNDVAVHKLATKVWQDGLELGARNGWRNAQASLLAPTGTIGLMMDCDTTGVEPDLALVKFKKLVGGGSMQIVNQTVPRALKALGYQEEQIEAVVEYIAEHGHVVDAPGLRPEHYEVFDCAMGERSIAPMGHVRMMAAVQPFLSGAISKTVNMPEAASVADVEEIYFEGWRLGLKALAIYRDNCKVGQPLSAGKGDKGTAEKAVEKQIEYRPVRKRLPKKRPSQTVSFTVGGAEGYLHAGSYPDDGLGEIFVKLGKQGSTLAGVMDAFSMSISVGLQYGIPLEFYVSKFQNLRFEPAGMTDDPDVRMAGSVLDYLFRRLALDYLPYEKRAQLGIFTSEERTAQTAEYDSGSTGGGEVDLDTMRSTVDSSVAESRREDEEPRAGSSTELLELRLGKAADAPLCMTCGTKMRPSGSCYLCEGCGSTSGCS